A genomic segment from Kyrpidia tusciae DSM 2912 encodes:
- a CDS encoding low molecular weight protein arginine phosphatase, producing the protein MRILFVCTGNTCRSPMAAALLRRLAKERRYSLEVRSAGLAAVPGLPASEHAREVLRRRGVEDVENHRSRSVAQEDVEWADVVLTMTEGHKRMMHARFPSAVSKVFTLNEYAWPGENAKDIADPFGGDVEEYARCLEEIEKALTALMDRLTRETEGTQAEHQAGEAGGNTEGAGNGGPPRHAREDAEDTQGGPSDAPGGQSPPTPRAADND; encoded by the coding sequence ATGCGGATCTTGTTTGTGTGCACGGGCAACACCTGCCGCAGCCCCATGGCGGCCGCCCTGCTGCGCCGTCTGGCCAAGGAGCGAAGGTACTCCTTGGAAGTCCGGTCGGCGGGCCTGGCGGCGGTCCCCGGCTTGCCGGCATCGGAGCACGCCCGGGAGGTCCTCCGACGTCGCGGGGTGGAAGATGTGGAGAATCACCGCAGCCGAAGTGTGGCGCAAGAGGATGTGGAGTGGGCGGACGTGGTGCTGACCATGACCGAGGGGCATAAACGGATGATGCACGCCCGGTTTCCCTCAGCAGTCAGCAAAGTTTTTACTCTCAACGAATACGCCTGGCCCGGGGAGAACGCCAAGGACATCGCCGACCCCTTTGGAGGGGATGTGGAGGAATACGCGCGCTGTCTGGAAGAAATCGAGAAGGCGCTCACGGCGCTCATGGATCGATTGACCCGGGAGACGGAAGGCACCCAGGCAGAGCATCAAGCCGGAGAGGCGGGCGGCAATACAGAAGGCGCCGGGAATGGCGGGCCGCCTAGACATGCCCGGGAGGATGCAGAGGACACCCAGGGCGGTCCTTCGGATGCACCGGGTGGGCAGTCGCCACCGACACCGCGGGCGGCTGACAACGATTGA
- a CDS encoding DarT ssDNA thymidine ADP-ribosyltransferase family protein: MLRYVATDLFQSPAQVLVNTVNTVGVMGKGVAKEFASIYPDMYTKYRALCERHLFDIGQLWLYKTSHKWILNFPTKRHWRSLSKVEYIEAGLKKFVDTYAQKGITSISFPLLGCGNGGLDFDSQVQPVMEKYLQPLPIDVFVHLTQKFNKSEAEHLKPAEMKRWLRSNPSILSLTGIYLPRHLDDVGTKLGPNRWWTKYLFHFTDVKNAAQILSSGSLLSRNEAMAQGMMLNDNASPEVLAQTDERWKDYVRFYFRPKTPTQYRNEGFLPPDERYLRAHCPVPIFFLFDAVSLLSLPECAFSDITLASPNATTFTHVEDFKRLKFDYIYHEGPYDKSRPNIANYRQAEVVVPIQGFEVGSLMVN, from the coding sequence GTGTTGCGATATGTCGCGACAGACCTATTTCAAAGTCCCGCGCAGGTTCTCGTCAATACTGTGAATACCGTGGGTGTGATGGGCAAAGGTGTCGCGAAGGAATTTGCCTCTATATATCCTGACATGTATACGAAGTACCGAGCATTGTGTGAGAGGCATTTATTTGATATCGGCCAGCTATGGTTATACAAAACCAGTCATAAGTGGATTTTGAATTTTCCAACTAAACGGCACTGGCGTTCACTTTCAAAAGTCGAATATATTGAAGCTGGCCTGAAGAAATTTGTCGACACGTACGCTCAGAAGGGGATCACTTCGATCTCTTTTCCTCTGCTGGGGTGTGGGAATGGAGGTCTAGATTTCGACTCGCAGGTTCAACCGGTTATGGAGAAATACCTACAGCCCCTCCCGATTGATGTGTTTGTTCATTTAACACAGAAGTTCAACAAAAGTGAGGCCGAGCATTTGAAACCGGCGGAAATGAAGCGTTGGCTTCGTTCCAATCCGTCCATCTTGAGCTTAACTGGCATCTATTTGCCAAGACATTTAGATGATGTAGGGACAAAACTGGGCCCCAACCGATGGTGGACGAAATACCTATTTCACTTCACGGATGTTAAGAATGCAGCGCAAATACTGTCCTCCGGTTCGTTGCTGTCGCGAAATGAGGCAATGGCTCAGGGTATGATGCTTAATGATAACGCGAGCCCGGAAGTACTGGCGCAAACAGACGAACGGTGGAAGGACTATGTCCGTTTCTACTTTCGTCCAAAGACACCCACTCAATACCGAAATGAAGGATTTTTGCCTCCGGACGAAAGATACCTGCGCGCCCATTGCCCTGTACCCATTTTTTTCTTATTTGATGCAGTCTCGTTGCTATCTCTGCCAGAATGCGCCTTTTCAGACATAACGCTTGCTTCTCCAAACGCCACGACTTTTACCCATGTAGAAGATTTCAAGCGCCTTAAATTCGACTACATTTACCACGAAGGTCCCTATGATAAGAGTAGGCCGAATATTGCGAACTATCGGCAGGCCGAAGTTGTGGTACCCATCCAAGGTTTTGAAGTTGGATCTCTCATGGTTAACTAA
- a CDS encoding ZIP family metal transporter: MDPVLWISLWSGMATPLGGLLVLSLGERARRWLALCLGIAGGIMASVVGIDLLPSALRHGGPAAFWGGGLAGVAFMSVLRRAVERGMDGWNGDFEQKHLMRLGWFLAFAIALHDLPEGLAIVAGEQVAPSLGAVLALAIALHNVPEGMSIALPLRMAGLSPLMVTVVTVAAGLVTPLGTWMGMNLFQAGPAGVSYALAFAGGAMAYVVARDILPEALEEDWRETFAGIVVGALVIHFAARLHM; this comes from the coding sequence GTGGATCCGGTGTTGTGGATCAGTTTATGGTCTGGGATGGCCACGCCACTCGGGGGATTGTTGGTTTTGTCTCTCGGGGAGCGGGCCCGGCGGTGGTTGGCGCTGTGCCTCGGAATTGCCGGAGGAATAATGGCCTCGGTGGTGGGAATCGACCTGTTGCCCTCAGCGCTTCGCCACGGGGGGCCGGCTGCCTTTTGGGGTGGGGGCCTGGCGGGGGTCGCGTTTATGAGTGTGCTGCGCCGGGCGGTGGAGCGCGGGATGGACGGCTGGAACGGCGATTTCGAGCAGAAACACCTCATGAGGTTGGGTTGGTTTCTCGCCTTTGCCATCGCCCTTCACGATCTGCCCGAGGGCCTGGCCATCGTGGCCGGTGAGCAGGTGGCGCCCTCTTTGGGAGCGGTCTTAGCTCTGGCCATCGCCCTCCACAACGTTCCCGAGGGGATGAGCATCGCCCTGCCCCTCCGCATGGCCGGCCTATCGCCCCTCATGGTGACGGTGGTGACCGTGGCAGCCGGGCTTGTCACACCCTTGGGGACGTGGATGGGGATGAACCTTTTTCAAGCCGGTCCCGCCGGGGTCTCCTATGCCCTGGCCTTTGCGGGGGGAGCCATGGCCTATGTGGTGGCCCGGGATATTCTACCCGAAGCCCTGGAGGAGGATTGGCGGGAAACTTTTGCCGGAATTGTGGTGGGGGCGCTGGTGATTCATTTTGCCGCCCGGTTACATATGTGA
- a CDS encoding manganese efflux pump MntP, with product MTAMAGVGYGIGMVPEEWATLLLLAVALGLDAFSVGLGVGLTKPRPAEILRASAAVGVLHVAFPMAGLSFGMNLHYAIGDVAKWLGSVVLIVIGGNMIWHSMREKAEDWMRSGVRYGWLLYAFGVSLDSLTAGFGLGLFNVNPWGAAALFGVSGALLSAAGLAAGQRVGRWLGGYSEAVGGALLIAVGCHFLL from the coding sequence ATGACGGCTATGGCGGGGGTTGGGTACGGGATCGGCATGGTGCCGGAGGAGTGGGCCACCTTGTTGTTGCTGGCGGTGGCCTTGGGGTTGGACGCCTTCTCGGTCGGGCTGGGCGTGGGGTTGACCAAGCCTCGTCCGGCGGAGATTCTGCGAGCCAGCGCCGCGGTGGGCGTCCTCCACGTGGCTTTTCCTATGGCGGGTCTCAGCTTTGGCATGAATCTCCACTATGCCATCGGCGATGTGGCCAAATGGCTCGGATCTGTGGTTCTCATCGTGATCGGCGGCAACATGATTTGGCACTCCATGCGGGAAAAAGCGGAGGATTGGATGCGGTCCGGGGTCAGGTACGGCTGGCTTTTGTACGCCTTCGGGGTCAGTCTCGACAGCCTGACGGCGGGCTTCGGACTGGGGTTATTCAATGTGAATCCTTGGGGCGCCGCGGCCCTTTTTGGCGTTTCCGGAGCTCTGTTGTCCGCGGCGGGACTCGCCGCGGGGCAGCGGGTGGGCAGGTGGCTCGGAGGATACAGTGAAGCCGTGGGCGGGGCCCTGCTCATCGCCGTGGGCTGCCATTTTCTGTTGTAG
- a CDS encoding L-threonylcarbamoyladenylate synthase: METKWMRVAAALDDPEELRNDPAILEAADFLRRGEAVAFPTETVYGLGANALDPAAVDKIYFAKGRPGDNPLIVHIAERRQVDDLAEEIFPAAARLMEAFWPGPLTVILPAADRVPRRTTGGLDTVAIRMPAHPVAAAILRVAGIPVAAPSANRSGRPSPTTAKDVWEDLAGRIPLLVDGGPAGIGVESTIIGWPQGRPVILRPGGISPEELQDVLGEPVELDDSWKASVDRPLAPGMKYRHYAPKGQLYLLRGDLDAARAEIVRRATADHAAGRRVGVLTTAEGQGVYPAFCAVVACGTRRDLATVAAGLYSALRSFDHLGCEVMYAEPFPPEGIGWAVLNRLIKAAGHRVIQVHGAT, from the coding sequence ATGGAAACCAAGTGGATGCGTGTGGCCGCGGCCCTGGACGATCCGGAAGAGTTGAGAAACGATCCGGCCATCCTCGAGGCCGCTGATTTTTTGCGCCGGGGAGAGGCGGTGGCCTTTCCCACCGAGACGGTCTACGGGCTGGGGGCAAACGCCCTGGATCCCGCTGCCGTGGACAAAATCTACTTCGCCAAGGGCCGTCCGGGGGATAATCCGCTCATCGTACACATCGCCGAACGGCGGCAAGTGGATGACCTGGCCGAAGAGATTTTCCCGGCGGCCGCGCGGTTGATGGAAGCGTTTTGGCCGGGACCGCTGACCGTCATTCTCCCCGCGGCGGACCGGGTGCCCCGGCGCACCACCGGGGGGCTGGATACCGTGGCCATCCGCATGCCCGCCCACCCGGTGGCCGCCGCCATCTTGCGAGTCGCCGGGATTCCGGTGGCGGCCCCCAGCGCCAACCGCTCGGGCCGCCCCAGTCCCACCACGGCGAAGGACGTCTGGGAGGATTTGGCCGGCCGCATTCCCCTCCTGGTGGACGGCGGACCGGCGGGGATCGGCGTGGAATCCACGATAATCGGCTGGCCCCAGGGGCGGCCGGTGATCCTCCGCCCGGGGGGCATCAGTCCCGAAGAGCTGCAGGACGTGCTGGGGGAGCCGGTGGAACTGGACGACTCCTGGAAAGCTTCGGTGGACCGCCCTTTGGCTCCGGGGATGAAATACCGGCACTATGCCCCCAAGGGGCAGTTGTATCTCCTGCGGGGCGACCTGGATGCCGCCCGGGCGGAGATCGTGCGCCGGGCGACGGCCGACCACGCCGCCGGCCGCCGGGTGGGGGTGTTGACCACCGCCGAAGGGCAGGGGGTGTATCCCGCCTTCTGCGCGGTGGTGGCCTGCGGCACCCGCCGGGACCTGGCCACGGTGGCGGCCGGCCTCTACTCGGCCCTCCGGTCTTTCGATCACCTGGGGTGTGAGGTGATGTACGCCGAACCGTTTCCTCCCGAAGGCATCGGTTGGGCCGTTCTCAATCGCCTGATCAAGGCCGCGGGGCACCGCGTGATCCAAGTCCATGGGGCAACATGA
- the spoIIR gene encoding stage II sporulation protein R, which yields MEEQGRQPKRPRPWAVWLWRGMVGPLALALTLGVGWIGALLPDRSWRPQEGPSGVPVTVAPGAFTPGAHPAGTAFSTGGQLLSPDAPGGAGGADDTVIPIPNQAIRLRIIANSDRPEDQAVKLKVRDRVIQLVSDHLKGVTTADEARARLGALVPQAEAIAQEEVRAAGFHYPVRTDFGMVPFPTKIYGDQVYPAGRYEALRITLGNGLGSNWWCVLFPPLCFVDLTNGDAVPTFHEKGNVTTVELPGVDGHKQPVVLRWFIVELIMKIVEWFRHLR from the coding sequence GTGGAAGAGCAAGGGCGGCAACCGAAACGTCCCCGGCCGTGGGCGGTGTGGTTGTGGCGGGGCATGGTCGGCCCTTTGGCCTTGGCGCTTACACTGGGGGTGGGGTGGATCGGGGCTTTGCTTCCCGATCGGTCCTGGAGGCCCCAAGAAGGGCCCAGCGGGGTTCCGGTGACCGTTGCCCCGGGCGCCTTTACCCCAGGGGCACATCCCGCCGGGACCGCCTTCTCGACGGGTGGACAACTCCTCTCTCCAGATGCGCCCGGAGGTGCGGGGGGCGCCGATGACACCGTTATACCGATCCCGAATCAGGCGATCCGCCTGCGGATCATCGCCAACAGCGACCGGCCCGAAGACCAGGCGGTCAAGCTCAAAGTCCGGGACAGGGTTATTCAACTGGTTTCCGATCATCTGAAGGGCGTGACGACCGCTGACGAGGCCCGGGCCAGGCTGGGCGCCCTGGTGCCCCAGGCGGAGGCGATCGCCCAGGAAGAGGTCCGGGCCGCGGGGTTCCACTACCCGGTGCGGACCGATTTTGGAATGGTGCCCTTTCCGACGAAAATCTACGGGGATCAGGTGTACCCCGCCGGTCGTTACGAAGCTTTGCGGATCACGTTGGGAAATGGCCTGGGGAGCAATTGGTGGTGTGTCCTCTTTCCGCCCCTGTGCTTCGTCGATTTAACGAACGGCGATGCGGTTCCCACGTTTCACGAAAAGGGGAACGTCACCACCGTGGAGTTGCCCGGTGTCGATGGTCATAAACAGCCGGTGGTCCTAAGGTGGTTTATTGTTGAGCTCATCATGAAAATCGTGGAGTGGTTCCGGCATCTTCGCTGA
- the prmC gene encoding peptide chain release factor N(5)-glutamine methyltransferase, producing the protein MTVHEALKGAVAQLRKAGVEDARLSAEVLIQRVLGVGKAHLYAHPDRVLTQEEERRIAEGVSRRARREPLQYITGVVEFYGLELEVGPDVLIPRPETEGLVERVLGWRSMWERPLIADVGTGSGALAVALAHHWPGARIVGIDVSPGAFQVASRNIRRHGLADRVSLVQGDLLFPLLDHGQRADIVVSNPPYIPSGDIDGLQPEVARFEPRAALDGGGDGLDVYRRLFFQLPEVLSRPGAVAVEVGAGQAGAVRRLLEQSCGVVAGGAGGAAAVQMETGTDRDLAGIERVVWARLS; encoded by the coding sequence GTGACCGTTCATGAAGCATTGAAGGGGGCCGTGGCGCAGTTGCGAAAAGCCGGGGTGGAGGATGCTCGGTTGAGCGCCGAGGTGCTCATCCAGCGGGTGCTGGGCGTGGGCAAAGCGCATCTCTACGCTCATCCGGACCGGGTGCTCACCCAGGAAGAGGAACGGCGGATTGCCGAAGGGGTCAGCCGCCGGGCCCGTCGGGAGCCCCTGCAGTACATCACCGGGGTGGTGGAGTTTTACGGGTTGGAACTCGAAGTCGGTCCCGATGTCCTCATTCCCCGGCCGGAGACCGAAGGGCTGGTGGAGCGGGTTCTGGGGTGGCGCTCCATGTGGGAACGCCCGCTGATCGCCGATGTGGGTACAGGCAGCGGCGCCCTGGCTGTGGCCCTGGCTCACCACTGGCCCGGGGCCCGGATCGTGGGCATCGACGTATCACCCGGGGCGTTTCAGGTGGCTTCCCGGAATATACGGCGGCACGGGCTGGCGGATCGCGTCAGCTTGGTACAAGGGGATCTCCTCTTCCCGTTGCTCGACCATGGGCAGCGAGCGGATATCGTCGTTTCCAATCCTCCGTACATTCCCTCCGGGGATATCGACGGCCTGCAGCCCGAGGTTGCTCGGTTTGAACCCCGGGCGGCCTTGGACGGGGGCGGGGACGGCCTGGACGTGTACCGCCGGCTCTTCTTCCAGTTGCCCGAAGTTCTCTCCCGTCCGGGGGCCGTAGCCGTTGAAGTGGGGGCGGGCCAAGCCGGCGCGGTGCGCCGCCTTCTGGAGCAGAGCTGTGGCGTTGTGGCGGGCGGCGCTGGCGGCGCAGCCGCTGTCCAGATGGAAACGGGGACAGACCGGGATCTGGCGGGCATCGAACGGGTGGTCTGGGCCCGCCTCTCATAA
- the prfA gene encoding peptide chain release factor 1 produces the protein MWDKLQAIEERYEDLGRRLCDPDVLADPEKLRTYSKEQADLEETVQTYREYKQVVSALREAKEMFEERLDEEMREWVKSEIAALGHRREELEAKLQILLLPRDPNDDKNVIVEIRGAAGGEEASLFAADLFRMYTRYAERQGWRVEMIDSHPTDLGGFKEVVFSVQGRGAYSRLKFESGAHRVQRVPTTESGGRIHTSTATVAVMPEVEEVEVEIHEKDLRIDTFCSTGPGGQSVNTTQSAVRITHLPTGIVVSCQDEKSQLKNREKAMRVLRARLYEKYRREQQEELAQTRKSLVGTGDRSERIRTYNFPQNRVTDHRIGLTLHRLDAVLDGDLDEIIHALIAADRVEKLSIAQ, from the coding sequence ATGTGGGACAAACTTCAGGCGATCGAGGAACGCTATGAGGATCTAGGCCGCCGCCTGTGCGACCCCGACGTCCTGGCCGATCCGGAGAAACTGCGGACCTATTCCAAGGAACAGGCCGATCTCGAAGAGACCGTTCAAACGTACCGGGAGTATAAACAGGTGGTTTCCGCTCTCCGCGAGGCCAAAGAGATGTTTGAGGAGCGCCTGGACGAGGAGATGCGGGAATGGGTGAAATCGGAGATTGCCGCCCTAGGGCATCGGAGGGAAGAGCTGGAGGCTAAACTCCAGATTCTTCTTTTGCCCAGGGACCCCAACGACGATAAAAATGTCATCGTGGAGATCCGCGGCGCCGCCGGCGGCGAGGAGGCCTCTTTGTTCGCCGCCGACCTGTTTCGCATGTACACCCGATATGCGGAGCGCCAAGGATGGCGGGTGGAGATGATCGATTCTCACCCCACCGATCTTGGCGGCTTCAAAGAAGTGGTCTTCAGCGTTCAGGGCCGGGGGGCTTACAGCCGGTTAAAATTTGAAAGCGGGGCCCACCGGGTCCAGCGGGTGCCCACCACCGAATCCGGAGGCCGCATCCACACGTCCACGGCCACCGTGGCCGTCATGCCCGAGGTGGAAGAGGTCGAGGTGGAGATCCACGAGAAGGATCTCCGCATCGATACATTTTGTTCCACGGGCCCGGGGGGACAGAGCGTGAACACCACCCAGTCCGCGGTGCGGATCACCCACCTTCCCACGGGCATCGTGGTATCCTGCCAAGATGAAAAATCCCAGCTTAAGAACCGGGAGAAAGCCATGAGGGTCCTCCGGGCGCGGTTGTACGAAAAATATCGCCGGGAGCAGCAGGAGGAGCTGGCCCAAACCCGTAAAAGCCTGGTGGGCACCGGGGACCGCAGCGAGCGGATTCGCACGTACAATTTTCCCCAGAATCGCGTCACCGACCACCGCATCGGCCTGACCCTCCACCGCCTCGACGCCGTGCTCGACGGCGATTTGGACGAAATCATCCACGCCCTGATCGCCGCGGATCGAGTGGAGAAATTATCCATTGCCCAGTGA
- a CDS encoding YhcN/YlaJ family sporulation lipoprotein — MRQRRRNWRSGAAAAVGAALVITGCGIGQPGAGAQPPAAPKMDRSRIDVDGDGDRNRWAHGQDVLNPPVSLGTLPSPRSGAGVAGGEAALADRLADVASSVPGVQSAAAVVRNHRAFIGIRVSMPIRDAERTEQVKTEIRQRLLITAPVINEAHITEDRTLLRQIEDVADAVRAGRPVSDFQSRIDRWQRQIPAVKPKLEPPAPSPARNSVNTPPTPAPPFRGP, encoded by the coding sequence ATGAGGCAGAGGCGGAGAAATTGGCGGAGCGGTGCCGCTGCGGCGGTGGGGGCGGCCCTGGTGATCACGGGATGCGGGATCGGGCAGCCCGGTGCCGGGGCCCAACCCCCCGCCGCGCCGAAGATGGATCGGTCGCGGATCGATGTGGACGGCGACGGGGACCGCAACCGTTGGGCACACGGACAAGACGTCCTGAACCCGCCGGTTAGTCTGGGGACCCTGCCATCTCCCCGCTCCGGCGCCGGTGTGGCCGGCGGAGAGGCGGCTTTGGCCGACCGATTGGCGGATGTGGCCTCTTCGGTACCCGGGGTGCAGTCGGCGGCGGCAGTGGTCCGGAATCACCGGGCTTTCATTGGAATTCGCGTATCCATGCCCATTCGGGACGCCGAGCGCACGGAGCAAGTGAAAACCGAGATTCGCCAGCGGCTTCTGATCACGGCGCCAGTTATCAACGAGGCGCATATCACCGAAGACCGGACCTTGCTGCGGCAGATTGAAGACGTGGCCGACGCCGTGCGGGCGGGAAGACCGGTGAGCGATTTTCAGTCGAGGATCGACCGGTGGCAGCGGCAGATTCCTGCGGTCAAGCCCAAACTCGAACCCCCCGCGCCCTCCCCGGCCAGGAATTCGGTCAACACACCGCCCACTCCGGCACCTCCCTTTCGAGGCCCGTGA
- the rpmE gene encoding 50S ribosomal protein L31 → MKAGIHPEFKITKVTCACGETFETGSVKENLRVEICSKCHPFFTGKQKFVDTGGRVERFKKKYNM, encoded by the coding sequence GTGAAGGCTGGAATTCATCCGGAGTTTAAGATCACAAAAGTGACGTGCGCCTGTGGGGAAACCTTTGAAACCGGTTCTGTGAAAGAGAACCTGCGGGTGGAGATCTGCTCGAAGTGCCATCCGTTTTTCACCGGCAAGCAGAAGTTTGTCGACACCGGCGGGCGCGTCGAGCGGTTTAAGAAGAAATACAACATGTGA
- a CDS encoding SHOCT domain-containing protein, giving the protein MMYGYGPGVGPGTDWGWWPMGMFGMMGLGFLLWIIIVGLVIWFIVFLVRRYGGHAAPGGGWSGDRAEQVLRERYARGEIDRETFTNMMKDLQEHRPKW; this is encoded by the coding sequence ATGATGTACGGATATGGACCTGGTGTCGGACCGGGCACAGATTGGGGGTGGTGGCCGATGGGCATGTTTGGCATGATGGGACTTGGCTTTCTCCTGTGGATTATCATTGTGGGCTTGGTGATCTGGTTTATCGTTTTCTTGGTCAGGCGGTACGGTGGACACGCCGCTCCCGGGGGCGGGTGGTCCGGCGATCGGGCGGAACAGGTGCTGCGCGAGCGCTACGCCCGGGGAGAGATCGACCGAGAAACCTTTACCAATATGATGAAAGACCTCCAAGAGCATCGGCCAAAATGGTGA
- a CDS encoding glycerate kinase — MKIVIAPDSYKGSLSAVKVAAAMARAAREVFPDAQVEEIPMADGGEGTVDAMAAATGGRRVQARVTGPLGAPVEATFAILGDGRTAVIEMAQASGLPLIPADRRDPGRASTYGTGELIRAALDEGCDTLLIGLGGSATNDAGAGMLQALGARIVDAEGQDLPPGGIALARAARVDLQHLDPRLASVRVRAACDVDNPLIGPQGASAIFGPQKGATPELVRTLDKALEHFGRLLEAATGRSVLELPGAGAAGGLGAGLVAGLGASLERGVGLVAEAVKLPDRVRDADLVLTGEGNTDHQTARGKTPMGVLEIAASLGVPVVILSGGLGPGYDELRRIGPAVCFSAVLGPCTLDEAIAAGEAGVYRAAKEILLTWRMARGIR; from the coding sequence GTGAAAATTGTGATTGCACCAGATTCGTATAAAGGCAGTCTAAGCGCCGTGAAGGTGGCGGCGGCCATGGCAAGGGCGGCCCGGGAGGTATTCCCCGATGCCCAGGTGGAGGAGATCCCCATGGCCGACGGCGGCGAAGGCACGGTAGACGCGATGGCGGCCGCGACGGGGGGCCGGCGCGTGCAAGCCCGGGTAACGGGCCCGCTCGGCGCCCCGGTTGAAGCCACCTTCGCCATCCTCGGGGACGGCCGCACGGCGGTGATCGAAATGGCCCAAGCGTCGGGGCTGCCCTTGATTCCGGCAGATCGGCGGGATCCCGGCCGGGCGTCCACCTACGGTACCGGCGAGTTAATCCGGGCAGCTCTGGACGAAGGATGTGATACACTCTTGATCGGCCTGGGGGGGTCGGCGACCAACGATGCCGGCGCGGGTATGTTGCAGGCTTTGGGAGCCCGGATCGTCGATGCGGAAGGCCAGGATCTCCCTCCGGGCGGTATCGCCCTGGCCCGGGCAGCCCGGGTCGATCTTCAACATCTGGATCCCCGGCTGGCCAGCGTACGAGTCCGGGCCGCCTGCGACGTGGACAATCCCTTGATCGGCCCCCAGGGCGCCAGCGCAATATTCGGCCCGCAGAAAGGCGCCACTCCCGAACTGGTACGGACGTTGGATAAGGCTCTGGAACATTTTGGCCGGCTGCTTGAGGCCGCCACCGGGCGGAGCGTCCTGGAACTGCCGGGGGCGGGAGCGGCGGGAGGACTCGGGGCCGGTCTGGTGGCCGGGCTCGGCGCGTCCCTGGAGCGCGGTGTGGGCTTGGTGGCCGAAGCGGTCAAGCTTCCCGACCGAGTGCGGGACGCAGATTTGGTCCTGACAGGAGAAGGCAACACCGACCACCAGACCGCCCGAGGAAAAACGCCAATGGGCGTACTGGAGATCGCCGCTTCCCTGGGTGTACCGGTCGTGATTTTGTCCGGTGGTCTGGGGCCTGGGTATGATGAGCTTCGCCGGATCGGGCCCGCGGTCTGTTTTAGCGCGGTACTCGGACCGTGCACATTGGATGAAGCCATTGCCGCCGGAGAAGCTGGGGTTTACCGCGCAGCCAAAGAGATCCTGCTCACCTGGCGAATGGCCAGGGGAATTCGCTGA
- the rho gene encoding transcription termination factor Rho — MHIGELESKKLTELYKLAKEYQIQHYGQMKKKELIFAILKALAERDGFMFAEGVLEIMPDGYGFLRPIGYLPSNEDIYVAASQIRRFDLRTGDRVSGKVRPPKDNERYFGLLHVEAVNGTSPEAAAERLHFAALTPLFPNKKLVLETTPDRLSARIIDLIAPVGLGQRGLIVAPPKAGKTLLLKEIANSIGTNYPEIELFILLIDERPEEVTDMQRSVKGEVVASTFDEVPDNHIKVAELVLERAQRLVEHKRDVVILLDSITRLARAYNLVIPPSGRTLSGGIDPAAFHRPKRFFGAARNIEEGGSLTILATALIDTGSRMDDVIYEEFKGTGNMELHLDRRLAEKRIFPAIDIRRSGTRREELLLTPDQLDRLWAMRRAMSDTPDFTELFLKKLKETKTNAEFLATLDVRERSARA; from the coding sequence TTGCACATTGGGGAATTGGAATCGAAAAAACTCACCGAGTTGTATAAGCTGGCGAAAGAATACCAAATTCAGCATTATGGCCAGATGAAGAAAAAAGAATTGATTTTTGCCATCTTGAAAGCGCTGGCCGAACGGGACGGGTTCATGTTTGCCGAGGGCGTATTGGAGATCATGCCCGACGGCTACGGATTTCTGCGGCCCATCGGTTATCTGCCCAGCAATGAGGACATCTATGTGGCCGCGTCCCAGATTCGCCGGTTCGACTTGCGGACCGGGGACCGAGTGTCGGGAAAGGTTCGGCCGCCCAAGGACAACGAGCGGTATTTCGGTTTGCTGCACGTCGAGGCGGTGAATGGCACGAGCCCGGAAGCTGCCGCGGAACGACTGCATTTTGCCGCACTGACCCCGCTTTTTCCGAATAAAAAGCTCGTCTTGGAAACGACTCCGGACCGGCTGTCGGCGCGAATCATCGATCTGATCGCTCCGGTGGGGCTCGGCCAGCGGGGGCTGATCGTCGCGCCGCCCAAAGCCGGGAAGACCCTTCTTCTCAAAGAGATCGCCAACAGCATCGGCACCAACTATCCGGAGATCGAGTTGTTTATTCTGCTGATAGACGAGCGGCCGGAAGAAGTGACCGATATGCAGCGTTCCGTCAAGGGTGAAGTGGTGGCCTCGACCTTTGATGAAGTGCCCGACAATCATATTAAGGTGGCCGAGCTGGTGCTGGAAAGGGCCCAGCGCCTGGTGGAGCACAAGAGGGATGTGGTCATTCTCCTGGACAGCATTACCCGCCTCGCCCGGGCGTATAATTTGGTCATTCCCCCGAGTGGCCGCACTCTGTCGGGCGGAATTGACCCCGCCGCGTTCCACCGGCCCAAGCGCTTTTTCGGAGCCGCCCGGAACATCGAGGAAGGCGGCAGCCTGACCATCCTCGCCACAGCCCTCATCGACACCGGATCTCGAATGGACGATGTGATCTATGAAGAATTCAAGGGAACGGGCAATATGGAACTTCACCTCGATCGGCGCCTGGCCGAAAAGCGGATTTTCCCGGCCATCGACATCCGGCGCTCGGGCACCCGGCGGGAAGAGTTGCTCCTCACCCCGGACCAACTGGACCGCCTTTGGGCCATGCGGCGGGCCATGAGTGATACCCCGGACTTTACAGAACTATTCCTGAAGAAACTGAAAGAGACCAAGACAAACGCCGAATTTCTGGCTACGCTGGATGTGCGAGAGCGCAGCGCCCGGGCTTAA